In the genome of Nonlabens sp. MB-3u-79, one region contains:
- a CDS encoding TonB-dependent receptor has product MKNIVLIGVFTFLAFAKAYSQKATLSGTVIEDGTGETLLNVTVSIIELQTGTITNAYGYYSITLPTGAYTVQYSSIGYATVEKKISLNDNIKIDLSLKEQGEELDAIVITADVEKMSTKSPQMSVNALSIETIRKVPVVLGETDLIKALTLLPGVSNAGEGSAGFNVRGGAADQNLVLLDEATLYGSDHLFGFFSVFNPDAIKDLKLYKGGIPARYGGRVSSVLDIYQRDGNKQKFSGTGGIGVVASRLLFEGPIIKEKASFLIGGRSSYAHLFLPLFDVDNVAYFYDLNAKASFNLDDNNRLYMSSYFGRDVFNVNNLFGNTFGNSFVNVRWNHIYNEKWFSNASVIYSDYNYGLELQFVEFTFDSGITNMNVKYDLTNFVNDKVKMKYGINSIYYEFDPGRIKPTTSTSGINDRQLIKKYAWENGVYADGEFKISNQININAGLRISSFNRLGQESLHIYENNQPLLYNEDLEIYESAAPTASFSSSRSETLKSFVNLEPRFSIAYSLDDNTSIKASYQRINQYIHLISNTNAPTPFDLYVPSGTFIEPQKGTQVAAGFFKNIGNYSIETETFYKTVQNRLDYIDGADLIANDAVEQILLEGEARAYGLEVLLRKNEGKLQGWIAYTLSRSEQRTPGRTALEPGINNGEWYSAAWDKTHDLTLTANYELNRKWDLGANFTLQTGQPITYPNGQYEFDGLFIPTFEARNSSRLPIVHRLDFSATYTPKPNKKNGWQSSWVFSLYNAYNRRNAVSISFAENEDTNRNEATRLAIFGVIPAITYNFKF; this is encoded by the coding sequence TTGAAGAATATTGTACTCATAGGAGTTTTTACCTTTCTCGCTTTCGCGAAAGCGTACTCACAAAAAGCCACGCTCTCCGGGACCGTTATCGAAGATGGAACTGGTGAAACTTTGCTCAACGTTACGGTAAGCATCATCGAATTACAAACCGGAACCATTACCAATGCCTACGGTTATTATTCGATCACCTTGCCTACAGGAGCTTATACCGTGCAATATTCCAGCATAGGATATGCCACTGTAGAAAAAAAGATCTCTCTCAACGATAACATAAAAATAGACCTGTCCCTAAAAGAACAAGGTGAGGAACTAGACGCCATTGTCATCACTGCAGATGTGGAGAAAATGAGCACTAAATCACCTCAAATGAGTGTAAACGCACTTTCTATAGAAACGATTAGGAAAGTTCCTGTAGTACTGGGAGAAACTGATCTCATCAAAGCACTTACATTACTTCCTGGAGTTAGTAATGCCGGTGAAGGATCTGCTGGTTTTAATGTAAGAGGTGGCGCTGCAGACCAGAACTTGGTACTACTAGATGAAGCTACTCTTTATGGAAGTGACCACTTATTTGGCTTTTTCTCGGTCTTCAACCCAGATGCCATAAAAGATTTAAAACTGTACAAAGGTGGAATCCCAGCACGATATGGCGGTCGCGTTTCTAGTGTACTGGACATTTATCAACGTGATGGAAACAAACAAAAGTTTAGCGGTACAGGAGGAATAGGCGTTGTAGCAAGCAGGTTGCTATTTGAAGGTCCTATTATTAAAGAAAAGGCCTCCTTTTTAATAGGAGGACGTAGTAGTTATGCGCATTTATTCTTGCCATTATTTGACGTAGATAATGTTGCTTATTTCTACGACCTCAACGCTAAAGCCAGTTTTAATCTAGATGATAATAACCGTCTTTATATGTCCAGTTACTTTGGTAGGGATGTCTTTAATGTGAATAATCTTTTTGGTAACACTTTCGGTAACAGTTTTGTGAATGTCAGATGGAACCATATTTATAATGAAAAATGGTTTTCCAACGCTTCTGTAATTTATAGCGATTACAACTACGGACTGGAGTTACAATTTGTCGAGTTTACCTTTGATAGTGGTATTACTAATATGAATGTAAAATACGACCTTACTAATTTTGTAAATGATAAGGTAAAAATGAAATACGGTATCAACTCCATTTATTACGAGTTTGATCCAGGAAGAATAAAGCCTACTACTTCTACAAGTGGTATCAACGACCGGCAGCTGATTAAAAAATACGCTTGGGAAAATGGCGTCTATGCAGATGGAGAGTTTAAAATAAGTAACCAAATCAATATCAATGCAGGTTTAAGAATAAGTAGTTTCAATAGGTTAGGACAAGAAAGTCTTCATATCTATGAAAATAACCAACCTCTCTTATACAATGAAGATTTAGAAATTTATGAAAGTGCAGCCCCTACAGCTTCTTTTTCTAGCAGTCGCAGTGAAACCCTAAAGTCCTTTGTCAACTTAGAGCCTAGGTTTTCCATCGCTTACTCCTTAGATGACAATACAAGTATCAAAGCCAGCTACCAGCGTATCAATCAATATATACACTTGATTTCTAATACCAATGCTCCTACTCCATTTGATCTTTATGTTCCTAGCGGAACCTTTATAGAACCACAAAAGGGAACTCAAGTCGCTGCTGGTTTCTTTAAGAATATAGGAAACTACTCCATAGAAACCGAAACCTTTTATAAAACCGTTCAAAACAGACTGGATTATATAGATGGTGCCGATTTAATTGCCAATGATGCCGTAGAGCAAATTTTATTAGAAGGAGAAGCTCGAGCTTATGGTCTGGAGGTTTTACTTAGAAAAAATGAAGGGAAACTTCAAGGATGGATCGCCTACACACTTTCCAGAAGTGAACAACGCACGCCTGGAAGAACTGCTTTAGAACCTGGAATTAATAATGGAGAATGGTACAGCGCTGCTTGGGATAAAACACACGACCTTACCCTAACGGCAAATTATGAACTCAATAGGAAATGGGATCTAGGAGCTAATTTTACCTTACAAACCGGACAACCTATTACCTATCCGAATGGGCAGTATGAATTTGACGGTTTGTTTATCCCTACGTTTGAAGCTAGAAATAGCAGCCGCTTGCCTATTGTGCATCGATTGGATTTCTCTGCTACTTACACTCCTAAACCCAATAAGAAAAACGGCTGGCAATCGAGTTGGGTTTTTAGCTTATACAATGCTTACAACAGAAGAAATGCGGTGAGTATCTCCTTTGCAGAGAATGAAGATACCAATAGAAATGAAGCGACAAGGCTTGCTATTTTTGGAGTTATTCCTGCAATTACTTATAATTTTAAATTTTAA
- a CDS encoding vancomycin high temperature exclusion protein codes for MRSILNILVFSVILAVVGILILQLHVKRTSRDLIVTDVNQLKEAYTGIVLGASVKPDKSLSLILQDRVDAALLAYENKKFKKFLLSGDHGKKNYDEVNAMKNYLNDRGVPDKDIFLDHAGFDTYDTMFRARDVFKVKSAIVFTQEFHLPRAIYIGKNMGLNVQGYVADQHEYPGNSRFARREWLANMKAWIELNIEKTPTYSGKVIPITGDSKLSHDKG; via the coding sequence ATGCGCAGCATATTAAACATACTCGTTTTTAGTGTCATCTTAGCTGTAGTAGGTATCCTCATTCTTCAACTGCACGTTAAGCGCACCTCCAGAGATCTTATTGTAACAGATGTAAACCAACTTAAAGAGGCTTATACTGGTATTGTTCTAGGTGCAAGTGTAAAACCAGATAAAAGTCTTTCTCTTATCCTACAAGATCGCGTGGATGCAGCATTACTAGCTTATGAAAACAAAAAGTTTAAAAAATTCCTTCTGAGCGGTGATCACGGTAAAAAAAACTACGATGAAGTAAACGCCATGAAGAATTACCTCAACGATAGAGGAGTTCCGGACAAAGATATTTTCTTAGATCATGCGGGCTTTGATACATACGACACTATGTTTAGAGCTAGGGATGTTTTTAAGGTAAAAAGTGCGATTGTATTTACACAAGAATTTCACCTCCCTAGAGCAATTTATATTGGTAAAAATATGGGGTTGAATGTGCAGGGTTATGTAGCAGATCAGCATGAGTACCCCGGCAACAGTAGATTTGCAAGAAGAGAGTGGCTGGCAAATATGAAAGCTTGGATAGAACTTAATATTGAAAAAACCCCAACCTATTCTGGAAAGGTGATCCCGATTACCGGCGACAGTAAACTGTCTCATGATAAAGGTTGA
- a CDS encoding acyl-CoA thioesterase codes for MKDIDLRIKESKTSIFKAVFPNTTNHYDTLFGGMALQLMDEVSFICATRFSRKKVVTISTDKIDFKKPIPQGSIIEMVGHISKVGKTSCVVETSIYMEDMYSYSREKVVTGIFTFVAIGDDKKPTSII; via the coding sequence ATGAAGGACATCGATTTACGAATTAAGGAATCCAAGACGAGCATTTTCAAGGCTGTTTTTCCTAATACAACCAATCATTACGACACGCTTTTCGGGGGTATGGCTCTACAGCTTATGGACGAAGTTTCTTTTATTTGCGCCACTCGATTCTCTAGAAAAAAAGTAGTGACTATAAGCACTGATAAAATAGATTTTAAAAAACCTATCCCACAGGGAAGTATTATTGAAATGGTAGGTCATATTTCTAAAGTAGGTAAGACCAGTTGTGTGGTAGAAACCAGCATTTATATGGAAGATATGTACAGCTATTCTCGTGAAAAAGTGGTGACCGGAATCTTTACTTTTGTCGCCATAGGCGACGACAAAAAACCTACATCTATCATTTAA
- a CDS encoding helix-turn-helix domain-containing protein → MQRIAEILRYLEDNFGKDEEGFIKMILTREDIANLVGTAKEACIRHLTAFKKAGWIHT, encoded by the coding sequence ATGCAACGCATTGCAGAAATATTGCGTTATCTGGAAGATAATTTTGGTAAAGATGAAGAGGGGTTTATAAAAATGATTCTCACACGAGAAGATATTGCCAACTTGGTAGGGACTGCAAAAGAGGCTTGTATAAGACACTTAACCGCATTTAAAAAAGCAGGCTGGATCCATACATAG
- a CDS encoding DUF4249 family protein, with protein MKNLYIYAVTLLLFSSCSDVVQLDLNNSDPRLVIDASIELNESGTSSTRVQLTRSAGFYDEEIVFVNDALVSITDADGSLIPIPFVSDGVYSTNFPFIRMNNPTENSYTLTINDNGDIYTATESLEPTVPFTDVEQETISGFGDDLTEVTAFFNDPSGLGNYYLFEYTDIDNEQVDTRDDEFSDGNRTQTTFFIEEAVPGTVATIRIIGIDQRCFNFYETLLQQAGEGGGGPFATQPAVVRGNIINTTDSKRSPFGYFRISEAFEIEYTLQ; from the coding sequence ATGAAGAATTTATATATATATGCAGTTACTTTATTATTGTTCTCCTCTTGCTCTGATGTAGTTCAATTAGATCTCAATAATTCAGATCCACGACTAGTTATAGATGCCTCCATAGAGCTCAACGAATCTGGAACCTCTTCTACTAGAGTACAACTTACTAGATCTGCCGGGTTTTATGACGAGGAAATCGTTTTTGTAAATGATGCCTTAGTCAGCATCACTGATGCCGATGGCAGCCTCATCCCTATTCCTTTTGTCTCAGATGGAGTTTATAGCACTAACTTTCCATTTATAAGAATGAACAATCCTACTGAAAACAGCTACACCTTAACTATTAATGATAACGGAGATATCTACACCGCTACCGAAAGTTTAGAGCCTACGGTACCATTTACAGATGTAGAGCAAGAGACTATAAGCGGTTTTGGAGATGATCTTACTGAGGTCACTGCTTTCTTTAACGATCCTTCAGGTCTTGGTAATTATTACCTTTTTGAATATACTGATATAGACAATGAGCAAGTAGACACCAGAGATGACGAGTTTAGTGATGGAAACCGCACTCAAACTACCTTTTTTATAGAAGAAGCAGTTCCTGGAACAGTGGCAACTATACGCATCATAGGAATAGACCAGCGTTGTTTTAACTTCTATGAGACCCTGTTACAACAAGCAGGAGAAGGAGGTGGCGGTCCATTTGCTACACAACCAGCGGTTGTAAGAGGTAACATCATCAATACCACAGATTCAAAGCGGTCCCCATTTGGGTACTTTAGAATTTCTGAGGCTTTTGAAATTGAATATACCCTTCAGTAG
- a CDS encoding adenine phosphoribosyltransferase: protein MNNPFLAQHIIDIPDFPKPGIIFKDISPLLASQEARDQMTQALIEPFQDQKIDVVVGIESRGFLFGMLMAKALNAKFVMIRKPGKLPGKIMSQEYQLEYGSDTIEMQEAAIKSTDSVLIHDDVLATGGTAAAAYSLINQTGASILGYSFIIELDFLKGRALLSGHDLHAILHY, encoded by the coding sequence ATGAACAATCCTTTCTTAGCACAACATATCATAGACATTCCTGATTTTCCAAAACCAGGTATTATTTTCAAAGATATCTCACCATTATTAGCCTCTCAGGAGGCTAGAGATCAAATGACTCAAGCATTAATCGAGCCTTTTCAAGATCAAAAAATTGATGTAGTTGTTGGAATAGAATCACGAGGCTTTCTATTTGGAATGCTCATGGCAAAAGCGCTGAATGCAAAATTTGTTATGATACGCAAACCTGGTAAACTACCAGGAAAGATCATGAGTCAAGAATATCAACTAGAGTACGGGTCTGACACTATTGAAATGCAGGAAGCTGCTATTAAAAGTACCGATAGCGTTCTTATTCATGATGACGTGCTAGCCACCGGAGGTACTGCAGCAGCGGCATATTCATTAATCAATCAAACTGGAGCTTCTATATTAGGCTATAGCTTTATAATCGAGCTTGATTTTTTAAAAGGAAGAGCACTTTTATCAGGACATGACCTACACGCCATACTCCATTATTAG
- a CDS encoding Fic/DOC family N-terminal domain-containing protein, with protein MKDFNKTNPYNGLPLLPPKTILETTKVLRKTIDASRALAQLNGMLTNLTNPTLFLDTIHLLEAKASSEIENIITTNDDLYKSLVADKKFDNPATKEVISYKEALYNGLRDIEKRPFISTNLCIEIVQNIKKSKVGIRTTPRITLKNEQGQTIYTPPTEESIIREKIANLETFINGKSEFAAFQTALAALPILGRAGLKNMGRNNQHC; from the coding sequence ATGAAAGATTTCAATAAAACTAATCCTTATAATGGTTTACCATTATTGCCTCCTAAAACTATATTAGAAACAACTAAGGTTTTACGTAAGACTATTGATGCCAGTAGAGCATTAGCACAACTTAACGGTATGCTAACTAATTTAACTAATCCTACTTTATTCTTAGACACTATTCATCTACTAGAAGCAAAAGCGAGTTCTGAAATAGAAAACATTATTACCACTAATGACGATTTATATAAATCTTTGGTAGCCGACAAAAAGTTTGATAATCCAGCTACGAAAGAAGTTATCAGTTATAAAGAGGCGCTTTATAATGGATTGCGAGATATTGAAAAGCGTCCTTTTATAAGTACAAACTTGTGTATCGAAATTGTACAAAATATTAAAAAAAGTAAAGTTGGGATTAGAACAACTCCTAGAATTACTCTAAAAAATGAGCAAGGGCAAACCATTTACACGCCACCAACTGAAGAGTCCATTATTAGAGAGAAAATAGCAAATTTGGAAACTTTTATAAATGGTAAAAGTGAGTTTGCTGCTTTCCAAACCGCCCTTGCAGCCTTACCTATTTTAGGAAGAGCTGGGCTGAAAAATATGGGTCGTAATAATCAACATTGTTGA
- a CDS encoding NAD(P)/FAD-dependent oxidoreductase, which produces MSQLVQISILPHHLEDEDHILKKVFEKIDLRMDDVQKWNIRKRSIDARQKKVTFNLQIEIWLKGEDIPQREVFQIQDVSQSKEVAIIGAGPAGLYAALRAIEGGLKPIVYERGRDVRSRRRDLAAINKDHIVNPESNYCFGEGGAGTYSDGKLYTRSKKRGNVLKALEWFVDFGAIPDILVDAHPHIGTNKLPQIITSMREAIEKAGGKVHFEAKMTDIRHENQQINAIQINDKEWIAYDNLILATGHSARDIFYLLHKRGIKVQAKSFAIGVRVEHQQELIDQIQYHGDDQNPYLPPASYSLVEQVDGMGVYSFCMCPGGIIAPCATATDEVVTNGWSPSKRNNPYANSGIVVSVSPEDLPNYDPEDPFVSLNFQKKVEYDCWVAAGKTQKVPAQRMQDFVEGKLSTDFPKTSYYPGLTSVDLNKVLPEMLATRLSAAFIAFGKKMKGYYTNDAVLHAPESRTSSPVSIPRDPFTMEHIEIKGLYPCAEGAGYAGGIISAAIDGINCMDRIIEKKNL; this is translated from the coding sequence ATGAGCCAACTTGTACAAATTTCTATTTTACCGCATCATCTAGAAGATGAAGATCATATCCTGAAGAAGGTTTTTGAAAAAATAGATTTGCGCATGGATGATGTCCAGAAGTGGAATATCAGAAAGCGCTCAATAGATGCAAGACAGAAAAAAGTAACATTCAATTTACAAATAGAAATATGGCTTAAAGGAGAAGATATTCCTCAAAGAGAAGTGTTTCAAATTCAAGATGTTTCTCAGTCAAAAGAAGTTGCCATCATAGGAGCTGGTCCCGCAGGTTTATATGCAGCATTAAGAGCTATTGAGGGCGGCTTAAAACCTATCGTCTATGAACGTGGTAGAGATGTACGCTCTAGAAGACGGGATCTTGCTGCGATTAATAAAGATCATATCGTCAACCCAGAATCCAACTATTGTTTTGGAGAAGGAGGGGCTGGAACCTACAGTGATGGTAAATTATATACCAGATCTAAGAAAAGAGGGAATGTGTTAAAAGCCTTGGAGTGGTTTGTTGATTTTGGCGCTATACCTGATATACTGGTAGATGCACATCCTCATATAGGGACTAATAAGTTACCGCAAATCATTACTTCTATGCGAGAAGCGATTGAAAAAGCTGGTGGAAAAGTACATTTTGAAGCTAAAATGACTGACATACGTCACGAGAATCAACAAATTAATGCGATTCAGATTAATGACAAGGAATGGATTGCCTACGACAACCTCATACTAGCAACTGGTCATTCAGCTAGGGATATTTTTTATTTGCTTCACAAAAGAGGTATAAAAGTACAGGCAAAATCATTTGCTATAGGAGTACGGGTAGAACACCAACAAGAATTGATTGATCAGATTCAATACCATGGGGATGATCAAAATCCTTATTTGCCGCCGGCTAGTTACAGCCTTGTAGAGCAAGTAGACGGAATGGGAGTTTACTCTTTTTGTATGTGCCCTGGTGGTATTATTGCACCATGTGCTACAGCTACCGATGAGGTGGTTACGAATGGCTGGAGCCCGAGCAAACGTAATAATCCATATGCTAACAGCGGTATTGTGGTAAGCGTATCTCCAGAAGATTTACCTAACTACGATCCTGAAGATCCATTTGTATCCCTTAATTTTCAGAAAAAAGTGGAATATGATTGTTGGGTTGCTGCTGGGAAAACTCAAAAGGTTCCAGCGCAACGTATGCAGGACTTTGTGGAAGGAAAACTGTCTACAGACTTCCCTAAAACCTCGTATTACCCGGGTTTAACTAGTGTTGATTTGAACAAAGTACTTCCAGAAATGCTGGCCACTCGTTTAAGTGCTGCTTTTATTGCCTTCGGTAAAAAGATGAAAGGCTACTATACCAACGACGCTGTGCTGCATGCTCCAGAAAGTCGCACAAGCTCACCAGTAAGTATACCTAGAGACCCCTTTACAATGGAGCATATAGAAATCAAAGGTTTATATCCTTGTGCCGAAGGAGCAGGATATGCTGGAGGTATTATTAGCGCAGCAATAGATGGGATCAACTGCATGGATCGCATCATTGAAAAGAAAAACCTGTAA
- a CDS encoding NAD(P)H-dependent flavin oxidoreductase, whose amino-acid sequence MTTAQLTDQLSLPVVAAPMFLISGPELVISCCKNGIVGTFPALNQRSSEGFEEWLVQIKTELTQWEEETGKKAAPFGVNLIVHGSNPRLQADLMLCMKHQVPLIITSLGAVSDVVDAVHSYGGVVFHDVIKKRHAQKAQEAGVDGLILVCAGAGGHAGILNPMPFIREVKEFFDGTILLAGAMSSGQDVASALQMGADLAYMGTRFINTEESKATDEYRDMIIKAGCSDIVYTAAISGVSANFLGDSLQAAGITEEQMKAKVKIDFGKEMDTEAKAWKTIWSAGQGSATIKESMPTEALIARMKAEFKAAIEKQIENLKKYS is encoded by the coding sequence ATGACAACAGCACAACTTACCGACCAACTTTCCTTACCTGTAGTGGCAGCGCCTATGTTTTTAATATCTGGGCCAGAACTTGTCATTTCTTGTTGTAAAAACGGAATAGTAGGTACATTTCCAGCGTTGAATCAACGATCTAGTGAAGGTTTTGAAGAATGGTTGGTGCAGATCAAAACAGAACTCACACAATGGGAAGAAGAAACGGGGAAGAAAGCAGCGCCTTTTGGTGTGAACTTGATTGTTCATGGCAGTAATCCACGACTTCAAGCAGATTTGATGTTGTGCATGAAGCATCAAGTGCCGTTGATCATTACTTCTTTAGGAGCAGTAAGTGATGTGGTAGATGCGGTACATAGTTATGGAGGTGTTGTTTTTCACGATGTGATAAAAAAACGCCATGCTCAAAAAGCACAAGAAGCAGGAGTAGACGGATTGATCTTAGTTTGTGCAGGAGCAGGAGGACATGCGGGCATTCTCAATCCGATGCCTTTTATAAGAGAAGTTAAAGAGTTCTTTGACGGTACCATTTTGCTTGCCGGAGCCATGAGTTCTGGTCAGGACGTTGCTAGTGCTTTACAAATGGGTGCAGATCTCGCTTATATGGGAACACGTTTTATCAATACAGAAGAATCTAAGGCAACAGACGAATACCGAGACATGATCATAAAGGCTGGTTGTAGTGATATCGTATACACTGCTGCCATCTCTGGTGTGAGTGCTAATTTTTTAGGCGATAGTTTGCAAGCCGCAGGAATTACAGAAGAGCAAATGAAAGCCAAAGTGAAAATTGACTTTGGTAAAGAAATGGATACCGAAGCCAAAGCCTGGAAAACCATCTGGAGCGCGGGACAAGGTAGTGCCACTATAAAAGAGAGTATGCCAACCGAAGCCCTTATAGCTAGAATGAAAGCAGAATTTAAAGCCGCTATAGAAAAGCAAATAGAAAACTTGAAAAAGTACAGTTGA
- a CDS encoding NAD(P)H-dependent oxidoreductase, with amino-acid sequence MDSIESLQWRYATKKFDSEKKLETSQLELLAQAFNLTATSYGLQPCKLIVVQDQDLKEKMVPHSYGQMQVKDASAVLVICTTAVDEQYVKDYFSIVKKERNTPDEVIQPFQDFLTSTFSKKESEEIELWAKNQAYLILGNLLTVCAQQQIDSCPMEGFVPEKIDELLDLKNKGLKSTLLLPVGYRATDDSMSQLKKVRRPQQEMVFYL; translated from the coding sequence ATGGATAGTATAGAAAGTTTGCAATGGAGATATGCAACCAAAAAATTTGATTCTGAAAAAAAACTGGAAACAAGCCAATTGGAGTTGCTTGCTCAAGCCTTTAATCTTACCGCTACATCTTACGGTTTACAACCTTGCAAGTTAATTGTTGTTCAAGATCAAGACCTTAAAGAGAAAATGGTGCCTCATTCTTATGGTCAGATGCAAGTTAAAGATGCCAGTGCTGTATTAGTGATATGCACAACTGCTGTAGATGAACAATATGTAAAAGATTATTTTTCTATAGTTAAAAAGGAGCGTAACACACCAGATGAGGTGATTCAACCTTTTCAAGATTTCTTAACAAGTACCTTTTCCAAGAAAGAGTCTGAAGAAATTGAATTGTGGGCAAAGAACCAAGCTTATTTGATTTTAGGAAACTTACTCACCGTTTGCGCCCAACAGCAAATCGATTCCTGTCCTATGGAAGGTTTTGTGCCTGAGAAAATAGATGAATTACTAGATTTAAAAAACAAAGGTTTAAAAAGCACCTTACTACTTCCTGTGGGGTACCGAGCGACTGACGACTCCATGTCTCAATTAAAAAAGGTACGTCGACCACAGCAGGAGATGGTTTTCTATTTATAG
- a CDS encoding universal stress protein, whose product MKNIIVPVDFSIHSENALKAAVRIAKQHQATVTIVHMISFQEVNLSKEKKSEEGRYFIELTQKRFDKFLDKDYLKEVTVQTVVQNYKVFSELNQVAKEHRGDLIVMCSHKSNGIQNVFIGSNTKKVVRTSNIPVLVIKGEKKFTPHKGVFACDFKLESKEIFIKAMQLFKKLKIEVSLLYVNLPKRSFQSTNQIHDQITKFSDTLADAYKFSPAEVTIFSDFSVESGVFHFAEKQQADIIGIHTHGRKGISHALSGSIGEAMVNHSSLPIITFKI is encoded by the coding sequence ATGAAAAATATAATTGTCCCAGTAGACTTTTCAATACATTCAGAAAACGCGCTTAAAGCTGCTGTACGCATTGCAAAACAGCATCAAGCTACGGTTACTATAGTACACATGATAAGCTTTCAAGAGGTGAATTTATCTAAAGAAAAGAAATCTGAAGAAGGTCGCTATTTCATAGAACTCACTCAAAAACGCTTTGACAAATTTCTAGATAAAGATTATTTAAAAGAAGTTACTGTTCAAACTGTTGTGCAGAACTATAAAGTCTTTAGTGAACTAAATCAGGTAGCAAAAGAACATCGTGGAGACCTTATTGTTATGTGTTCTCATAAAAGTAATGGCATTCAGAACGTTTTTATAGGTTCTAATACTAAAAAAGTAGTTAGAACATCAAATATCCCTGTCTTGGTAATTAAAGGTGAGAAAAAATTTACACCACATAAAGGGGTGTTTGCATGTGATTTCAAACTGGAGAGTAAAGAAATTTTTATAAAAGCCATGCAGCTTTTTAAAAAACTAAAAATAGAGGTTTCCTTATTGTATGTCAACCTGCCAAAAAGAAGTTTTCAAAGCACCAATCAGATCCATGATCAAATCACAAAATTTTCTGACACCTTAGCAGATGCTTATAAATTCTCCCCCGCAGAGGTCACCATATTTTCTGACTTCAGTGTGGAGAGTGGAGTATTTCATTTTGCAGAAAAGCAACAGGCTGATATTATCGGTATTCATACCCATGGCCGTAAGGGAATATCACACGCCTTATCTGGTAGTATAGGAGAGGCTATGGTCAACCATTCTTCCTTACCCATTATAACTTTTAAAATCTAG